A genome region from Bacteroidales bacterium includes the following:
- a CDS encoding integration host factor subunit beta, which produces MRKAELIDEMAKKTGIEKKNIEQIMETFMETVKESMIGGEDVYLRGFGSFVVKKRAQKKGRDIGKNKEIVIPEHYIPVFKPSKKFVNRVKQNVTP; this is translated from the coding sequence ATGAGAAAAGCAGAACTGATAGACGAGATGGCCAAAAAAACAGGTATTGAGAAAAAAAACATCGAACAAATCATGGAAACGTTCATGGAAACCGTAAAAGAATCTATGATAGGCGGCGAAGATGTTTATTTGAGAGGTTTTGGAAGTTTTGTCGTGAAAAAGCGCGCTCAGAAAAAAGGCCGGGATATTGGCAAAAACAAAGAAATTGTAATACCGGAACATTACATTCCTGTCTTCAAACCCTCAAAAAAATTTGTTAACAGGGTCAAGCAAAATGTGACCCCATAG